One Granulicella sp. 5B5 DNA window includes the following coding sequences:
- a CDS encoding LD-carboxypeptidase has protein sequence MPSAQGRQRPRPRLKRGSRVAVVSPASAAKSEAVAAGVEHLRAFGYEPVVMPHTLSRGPLYYAGTAQERVADLHAAFADTSIDGILCTRGGWGSAELLPLLDAKLVRAHSKTFVGYSDHTSLHAWLWNECALPTYYAPMVAADWSKQDGVDERTWRMALEGEDAWSVGTTDGLRVLREGSAEGRLLGGCLSILCEALGTPWALKIEEPCVLFLEDIGTKPYQWDRMLQHLRFAGMLRNVRAVVLGDMSASVEEKDVPLVESACLHALREFEGPIAIGLQSGHVARANRSLPLGAWVKLKGTELSE, from the coding sequence GTGCCATCAGCGCAAGGCCGGCAGAGGCCACGTCCGAGATTGAAGCGCGGCAGCCGCGTCGCGGTCGTGTCGCCGGCCAGCGCCGCGAAATCTGAGGCGGTGGCTGCCGGTGTCGAGCATCTGCGCGCGTTCGGGTATGAGCCTGTGGTGATGCCGCATACGCTCTCGCGCGGGCCGCTGTACTATGCGGGCACGGCTCAGGAGCGCGTTGCCGATCTGCACGCGGCGTTTGCGGATACGTCGATCGACGGCATCCTCTGCACACGCGGCGGCTGGGGCTCGGCGGAACTGCTGCCTCTGTTGGATGCGAAGCTTGTGCGCGCGCACTCAAAAACGTTCGTCGGCTACAGCGATCACACGTCTCTGCACGCATGGCTGTGGAACGAGTGTGCACTGCCGACGTACTATGCGCCGATGGTTGCGGCGGACTGGTCGAAGCAGGATGGCGTCGATGAGCGCACCTGGCGCATGGCGCTCGAAGGCGAAGACGCATGGAGCGTTGGCACTACGGATGGACTGCGTGTGCTACGCGAAGGAAGCGCCGAAGGGCGTTTGCTCGGCGGTTGTCTTTCGATTCTGTGCGAAGCGCTGGGCACACCGTGGGCGTTGAAGATCGAGGAGCCCTGCGTGCTCTTTCTCGAAGACATCGGCACCAAGCCCTACCAGTGGGACAGAATGCTGCAGCACCTGCGTTTTGCGGGGATGCTGCGCAACGTGCGCGCCGTGGTGCTCGGCGATATGAGTGCGAGCGTCGAGGAGAAGGATGTGCCGCTGGTTGAGTCTGCCTGTCTCCATGCGTTGCGCGAGTTTGAAGGACCCATCGCGATCGGGCTGCAGAGCGGACACGTGGCGCGCGCCAACCGCTCGCTGCCGCTCGGTGCGTGGGTGAAGTTGAAGGGAACGGAGTTGAGCGAGTGA